The bacterium genome window below encodes:
- a CDS encoding response regulator, producing MTEEQSSRKVRVLVVDDEEAIREGIGRALARRGCAVQTAGDGFEAGYQMAAFKPEVVLLDIVMPGMGGFDVCERMRRMRDGEKLKIIILTGFGGSGNNEQSLISGADLFLTKPQDTKSLMAHIEDILGD from the coding sequence ATGACCGAAGAGCAGTCGTCCCGCAAAGTGCGCGTTCTGGTCGTGGATGACGAAGAGGCGATCCGGGAAGGGATCGGCCGCGCGCTCGCGCGCCGCGGCTGCGCCGTCCAGACCGCCGGCGACGGGTTCGAGGCCGGCTACCAGATGGCCGCCTTCAAGCCGGAAGTCGTCCTGCTCGACATCGTCATGCCGGGCATGGGCGGCTTCGACGTCTGCGAGCGGATGCGCCGCATGCGTGACGGCGAGAAGCTGAAGATCATCATCCTCACCGGCTTCGGCGGTTCGGGGAACAACGAACAGTCGCTGATCTCCGGGGCCGATTTGTTCCTCACCAAGCCGCAGGACACCAAAAGCCTGATGGCCCACATCGAGGACATACTCGGAGACTGA
- a CDS encoding ATP-binding protein, with amino-acid sequence MTALLLNAVRAARPGGEVELTVLADGDGGTLVVVHDDAPAIDEGRLGHVFDPFTGCEAGRGDDCGLFVAFLLARRYGARLAVSSCAGRGNTFKLLLPSA; translated from the coding sequence ATGACCGCGCTGCTGCTCAACGCCGTGCGCGCGGCGCGTCCCGGCGGCGAGGTCGAGCTGACGGTCCTCGCGGACGGGGACGGCGGCACGCTCGTCGTCGTCCACGACGACGCGCCGGCGATCGACGAAGGGCGGCTGGGGCACGTTTTCGACCCGTTCACGGGGTGCGAGGCGGGCCGCGGCGACGACTGCGGCCTCTTCGTCGCCTTCCTGCTGGCCCGCCGCTACGGCGCGCGGCTCGCCGTGTCGTCGTGCGCCGGGCGAGGCAACACTTTCAAGCTCCTCCTGCCTTCCGCCTGA